Proteins from a genomic interval of Polyodon spathula isolate WHYD16114869_AA chromosome 1, ASM1765450v1, whole genome shotgun sequence:
- the LOC121319979 gene encoding matrix metalloproteinase-21-like yields MVCLSFLLSMLLLYLAEAEKLYHSRDHSDIHLSPGSQAGPILTFKSAKQYLARYGWIKPVNWESLEYHNVLLPQEKDPAPPDILSFMSEGQSIGRYITDMPPTELTPDPSFINALKLFQEANSLPVTGLLDSVTKEAMNRPRCGVPDHEASPEGKGPDNSIGVSWNSTLESHSNVENDTVIKSSDQSIDTSSFNYNISNSMGQHRERRFLQKLVDYSHRKRRAADYIENNTNGLRFSKATLKWRLLGEGYSAWLPIDDQRYTLKQAFRMWSEVMPLNFEEDLTSQASEIDIKLGFGTRRHLGCSQAFDGTGQVFAHAWHLGDIHFDDDEHFVPPKSDQGISLLKVAVHEIGHVLGLSHINRPGSVMQANYIPQDSNLELDWMDRKAVQQIYGACENSFSTVFDWVYKEMNQFGEPAYRFNTYFFRNSWYWMYENHSNRTRYGDPNLVGVGWRGIPPTDLDGFVHIWTWNKDYTLFFKGTQYWRYDSENDQAYTEDSQGGAYPKLISDGFPGIPSPIDTVFFDKRDHNIYFFRGNNVTAFNVDLHSKVAGYPKRITDVFPAVVFADHPVGNLNAAYFSYYYQSIYLFKDRVFWKVVDDKERLANPALPYNGLLPHHRISEQWFDICDVHPSMLNMGSTNTDNT; encoded by the exons ATGGTATGCTTGAGCTTCTTGTTAAGCATGCTGCTGCTGTATCTGGCAGAAGCTGAGAAGCTGTATCACAGCCGGGATCACTCAGATATTCATCTCTCCCCTGGGAGTCAAGCTGGCCCAATCCTGACTTTTAAGTCTGCAAAG CAATATCTGGCTAGGTATGGATGGATTAAGCCTGTAAATTGGGAGTCATTGGAGTACCACAATGTATTGCTACCCCAAGAGAAAGACCCTGCCCCTCCAGACATCCTGTCCTTTATGTCAGAAGGGCAGTCAATCGGCAGGTACATCACTGACATGCCACCCACAGAGCTCACTCCAGACCCAAGCTTCATCAACGCTCTCAAGCTTTTCCAGGAAGCCAACAGCCTTCCTGTGACAGGTCTTCTTGACAGTGTCACCAAGGAGGCTATGAATAGACCTCGATGTGGTGTTCCAGATCACGAAGCCTCACCAGAAGGGAAAGGTCCTGATAACTCAATTGGAGTCAGTTGGAACTCAACTCTTGAAAGTCACTCCAATGTTGAAAATGACACAGTCATAAAGAGCTCAGACCAGTCGATTGATACTAGTTCCTTCAATTACAACATCAGCAACAGCATGGGGCAACACAGGGAGAGACGTTTTCTCCAGAAGCTGGTGGATTACTCACACAGGAAACGTAGAGCTGCAGACTATATTGAGAATAACACCAATGGACTAAGATTCTCCAAGGCGACTCTTAAATGGAGGCTTCTTGGGGAGGGCTACAGTGCCTGGCTCCCCATTGACGACCAAAGGTACACCCTGAAACAAGCTTTCCGAATGTGGAGCGAGGTAATGCCCCTGAATTTTGAAGAGGATTTAACTTCCCAGGCCAGTGAAATTGACATCAAGCTGGGTTTTGGAACAC GAAGGCACCTTGGCTGCTCACAGGCTTTCGATGGAACAGGTCAGGTATTTGCACATGCCTGGCACTTGGGGGATATACATTTTGATGACGATGAACATTTCGTGCCACCGAAGAGTGATCAAGGAATAAGCCTCTTAAAG GTGGCAGTGCATGAAATAGGCCACGTGCTGGGACTGTCCCATATCAACCGGCCAGGCTCTGTAATGCAGGCCAACTACATCCCTCAGGATTCTAATCTAGAACTTGACTGGATGGATAGGAAGGCTGTTCAACAGATATATG GTGCCTGTGAGAACAGTTTCAGCACAGTTTTTGACTGGGTCTACAAAGAGATGAACCAGTTTGGAGAGCCAGCTTACCGCTTCAACACCTACTTTTTCCGGAACAGCTGGTACTGGATGTACGAGAACCACAGCAACAGGACTCGCTACGGTGATCCCAACCTAGTAGGTGTAGGCTGGCGTGGGATACCGCCCACGGACCTAGACGGATTTGTCCACATTTGGACATGGAATAAAGATTACACACTTTTCTTTAAAG GCACGCAGTACTGGCGGTATGACAGTGAGAATGATCAGGCTTATACTGAAGATTCTCAGGGAGGGGCATACCCTAAACTCATAAGCGACGGCTTCCCAGGAATCCCCAGCCCTATCGATACAGTCTTCTTTGACAAACGGGACCACAACATCTATTTCTTCAGGGGAAACAAT GTCACTGCCTTCAATGTCGACCTCCATAGCAAAGTCGCTGGCTACCCCAAGCGGATTACTGATGTTTTCCCTGCGGTAGTGTTTGCCGATCATCCAGTGGGCAACCTGAATGCTGCCTACTTCTCTTATTATTACCAGTCAATCTACTTATTCAAAGACAGGGTCTTCTGGAAGGTGGTGGATGATAAGGAGCGACTGGCCAACCCAGCTCTGCCATACAACGGTCTGCTACCTCACCACAGGATCAGTGAGCAGTGGTTCGACATCTGCGACGTTCATCCATCCATGCTCAACATGGGTTCAACCAATACAGATAACACTTAA